One stretch of Arthrobacter polaris DNA includes these proteins:
- the leuC gene encoding 3-isopropylmalate dehydratase large subunit, with protein MAAPRRAAKTLAEXVWRDHVVRQGEGVGDAAQPDLXYIDLHLIHEVTSXQAFEGLRLAGRPLRRPDLTIATEDHNTPTLAIDKPIADLTSRTQIQTLRNNCAEFGVRLHSLGDAEQGIVHVVGPQLGLTQPGMTVVCGDSHTSTHGAVGALAFGIGTSEVEHVMATQTLPLKPFKTMAINVEGTLRPGVTSKDIILAIIAKIGTGGGQGFVLEYRGSAIRALSMDARMTVCNMSIEAGARAGMIAPDEITFAYLKGRAHAPVGQEWDDAVEYWKSLTTEDDAEFDAEVFLDANTLEPFVTWGTNPGQGVSLSECVPFPSDFGDENAKAAAERALAYMDLEAGTPMKDIRVDTVFLGSCTNSRIEDLRSAADIIRGREKDPNIRMLVVPGSARVRLEAEAEGLDKVFMDFGAEWRFAGCSMCLGMNPDQLEPXERCASTSNRNFEGRQGKGGRTHLVSPVVAAATAIRGTLSSPSDLQPVLTVA; from the coding sequence GTGGCGGCCCCGCGCAGGGCAGCGAAGACGCTTGCTGAANAAGTGTGGCGTGATCACGTGGTCCGCCAAGGAGAAGGCGTGGGCGACGCTGCCCAGCCCGACCTTNTGTACATTGACCTTCACTTGATCCACGAGGTCACCTCCNCGCAGGCGTTTGAGGGGTTGCGGTTGGCTGGGCGCCCGTTGCGCCGCCCGGATCTCACCATTGCCACGGAGGATCACAACACTCCCACACTGGCTATTGATAAGCCGATTGCTGATCTGACCAGCCGCACCCAGATCCAGACGTTGCGCAACAACTGTGCAGAGTTCGGTGTCCGTTTGCATTCCTTGGGCGACGCCGAGCAGGGCATTGTTCACGTGGTGGGCCCGCAGCTGGGTCTGACCCAGCCAGGTATGACCGTTGTTTGCGGCGATTCGCATACCTCCACCCACGGTGCTGTTGGCGCCCTAGCGTTCGGTATTGGCACCTCCGAGGTGGAGCATGTCATGGCCACCCAGACACTGCCGCTGAAGCCGTTCAAGACCATGGCCATCAACGTTGAAGGTACCCTGCGTCCTGGTGTGACCTCCAAGGACATTATCTTGGCCATTATCGCCAAGATTGGCACCGGTGGCGGTCAGGGCTTCGTGCTGGAGTACCGCGGCTCCGCTATCCGCGCCCTGTCCATGGACGCCCGCATGACAGTGTGCAATATGTCCATCGAGGCCGGCGCCCGTGCAGGCATGATCGCCCCGGATGAGATCACCTTCGCCTACCTCAAGGGCCGCGCGCATGCACCGGTGGGCCAAGAATGGGATGACGCCGTTGAGTACTGGAAGTCCCTGACAACAGAGGACGACGCCGAATTTGACGCCGAGGTTTTCCTGGACGCGAACACGTTGGAACCGTTTGTTACCTGGGGTACCAACCCGGGCCAGGGTGTTTCCTTGAGTGAGTGCGTTCCGTTCCCTTCGGACTTTGGTGATGAGAACGCCAAAGCCGCAGCCGAGCGTGCCCTGGCCTACATGGATCTAGAAGCCGGCACACCGATGAAGGACATCCGTGTTGACACGGTGTTCTTGGGCTCGTGCACCAACTCCCGCATTGAGGACCTGCGCTCCGCGGCGGACATCATCCGTGGACGGGAAAAGGATCCCAACATCCGCATGCTAGTGGTGCCAGGTTCGGCCCGCGTCCGTTTAGAAGCCGAAGCTGAGGGCCTGGATAAAGTGTTCATGGACTTTGGTGCCGAATGGCGTTTTGCCGGTTGCTCCATGTGTCTGGGCATGAACCCGGACCAGCTGGAACCGNGGGAGCGTTGCGCCTCCACCTCCAACCGTAACTTTGAGGGCCGCCAGGGCAAGGGTGGGCGCACCCACTTGGTCTCTCCCGTTGTGGCAGCTGCCACCGCCATTCGCGGAACGCTGAGCTCACCCTCGGACCTTCAACCAGTACTGACCGTAGCGTAA
- a CDS encoding IclR family transcriptional regulator: protein MDNSSGVGVIDKAALVLDALEAGPTTLAQLVAATGLARPTVHRLALALVHHRLVSRDMQGRFVLGSRLVELASAAGEDRLIAAAGPVLLQLRDSTGESAQIFRRQGDSRVCVASAERPIGLRDTIPVGTQLTMKAGSAAQVLLAWEDHERLLEGLHNARFTPTVLAGVRRRGWGQSLGEREPGVASVSAPVRGPSGRVIAAVSISGPIERLTRQPGRLHAEIVCNASRILTEALRKSAS from the coding sequence ATGGACAATTCTAGTGGCGTTGGCGTCATCGATAAAGCGGCTCTTGTACTTGATGCACTCGAAGCCGGCCCCACCACCTTGGCCCAGCTGGTTGCAGCAACCGGTTTGGCCAGGCCCACGGTGCATAGGTTGGCACTAGCCTTGGTACATCACCGGCTTGTCAGCCGCGATATGCAAGGCAGATTTGTGCTCGGTAGCCGCCTTGTTGAGCTGGCTTCGGCTGCCGGTGAGGACAGGCTCATTGCAGCGGCCGGACCTGTTTTGTTGCAATTGCGCGATTCCACCGGCGAGAGCGCACAAATTTTCCGCCGCCAGGGCGATTCCCGCGTCTGCGTCGCTTCAGCCGAACGGCCCATTGGCCTGCGTGACACCATTCCAGTCGGTACGCAGCTGACCATGAAAGCCGGCTCAGCGGCGCAGGTTCTGTTGGCGTGGGAAGATCACGAGCGATTGCTCGAGGGCCTGCACAACGCCCGTTTCACACCCACCGTTCTAGCTGGCGTCCGGCGCCGCGGCTGGGGCCAGTCCCTGGGCGAACGTGAGCCTGGCGTCGCTTCGGTCTCGGCCCCGGTGCGCGGNCCCTCCGGCCGGGTCATCGCGGCGGTGTCCATCTCCGGTCCCATCGAGCGTCTCACCCGCCAGCCTGGCCGCTTGCACGCCGAGATTGTCTGCAACGCCTCACGCATCCTGACCGAGGCCCTGCGCAAGAGCGCATCCTAA
- a CDS encoding DUF1697 domain-containing protein, which translates to MSNYAVFLRGINVGGINVKMAELRTALATLPLTKVRTLLASGNVVCTAEVSAAEVKTMVETLLRERFGYDAWVVVIDKPALESIIATCPYPGDDSARHSYVTLSSDPAVMDDLARHGGELPGVELARLSPEALAWTAAAGGTLESPFSKLSARPRYKSTTTTRNLRTLIKCREAMAV; encoded by the coding sequence ATGAGCAACTACGCCGTGTTCCTTCGCGGGATCAATGTTGGCGGCATCAACGTCAAGATGGCTGAACTCCGCACAGCACTGGCCACCTTGCCCTTGACGAAAGTCAGGACCCTCTTGGCCTCGGGAAACGTTGTTTGCACAGCAGAAGTCTCCGCCGCTGAGGTGAAAACCATGGTGGAGACTCTGCTGCGCGAACGCTTCGGTTACGACGCCTGGGTGGTTGTCATCGACAAGCCAGCGCTGGAATCCATCATTGCTACCTGCCCCTACCCGGGCGATGACTCGGCCCGCCACAGCTACGTCACCCTATCCTCTGATCCAGCCGTCATGGACGATCTGGCCCGGCACGGCGGCGAGCTGCCTGGTGTGGAACTTGCCAGGCTCAGCCCCGAGGCACTGGCCTGGACTGCAGCAGCTGGCGGCACTCTTGAGAGCCCCTTTAGCAAACTTTCGGCCCGNCCCCGCTATAAAAGTACAACAACGACCCGCAACCTGCGCACGCTCATCAAGTGCCGCGAAGCCATGGCCGTCTAA
- a CDS encoding GTPase has translation MSRHRLTRAESTLDRRLAALNEARELGEGRLDDAALSEVYDVLERATSRRSLSGDHTVVGFFGATGSGKSSLFNAVSGADAARVAVRRPTTNEPLAMVWXMDGSAPLLDWLEVSDRREGTPSQELMGESGGLVLLDLPDFDSVQLANRHTVERLAGQVDVLVWVLDPQKYADAAIHNDFLLTLSTHADVTLVVLNQIDKLGAGEVQPVLESLSAILDRDGLGKVQVAGVSAVTGQGIPELRQRIATVVKAKAAKSARLAADVAVAGRRLAEVSGDGDAAGVHQQDRKSLAAGLAGAVHVETVVSAVQSSYQLEASKRTGWPVTRWLTRFRKDPLRRLSLRREGSAEVNRTSLPPAGAAELARLDSSVRDFADAASEGSPGPWRASIRTAARSNRTELPDALDQAVAGTDLKANARAWWWPVFSVIQWLALLVAVGGLVWLGVLAVLGYFQMPVTETPKVEGWPLPTLMVVAGVVLGIFLAITSKFLALAGAXGRASQARRRLRESVAAVSQDLVVSXTEAEVAHYSSFQEALATATGR, from the coding sequence ATGAGCCGGCACCGTCTAACGCGCGCAGAGTCCACGCTGGATCGCAGGCTCGCCGCGCTCAATGAGGCGCGTGAGCTGGGCGAGGGCCGGTTGGATGACGCCGCTTTGTCAGAGGTTTATGACGTCTTGGAGCGGGCCACCTCTCGCCGGTCATTGAGCGGTGATCACACGGTGGTGGGATTCTTCGGCGCTACTGGCAGCGGGAAGTCATCGTTGTTCAACGCCGTCTCGGGAGCGGATGCGGCGCGGGTAGCCGTGCGCCGGCCCACCACCAACGAGCCTCTGGCCATGGTGTGGNGGATGGACGGGAGTGCTCCATTGCTGGATTGGCTGGAGGTCAGCGACCGCCGGGAAGGTACCCCGTCTCAGGAGTTGATGGGCGAGTCTGGTGGGTTGGTCCTGCTGGATCTGCCAGATTTCGATTCAGTCCAGTTAGCCAACCGCCATACGGTGGAGCGTTTGGCTGGTCAAGTAGATGTTTTGGTGTGGGTCCTTGACCCGCAAAAGTACGCCGATGCGGCCATCCACAACGATTTCCTTCTGACCCTTTCAACCCACGCGGATGTAACGCTGGTGGTGTTGAACCAGATAGACAAGCTTGGAGCTGGCGAGGTGCAGCCGGTGCTTGAATCACTATCCGCTATTTTGGACCGTGATGGTCTGGGTAAAGTACAGGTGGCCGGGGTATCTGCGGTGACGGGACAGGGAATACCTGAACTTCGCCAACGGATCGCCACGGTGGTTAAGGCCAAGGCTGCTAAATCAGCCCGGCTAGCTGCGGATGTTGCTGTTGCTGGGCGGCGCTTAGCTGAGGTCTCCGGCGACGGTGATGCAGCCGGCGTGCACCAACAGGACAGGAAATCGCTGGCTGCTGGGTTGGCCGGTGCGGTGCATGTTGAGACTGTTGTGAGTGCTGTGCAGTCCTCATACCAGTTGGAAGCCAGCAAACGGACTGGGTGGCCTGTGACCCGGTGGCTGACCCGTTTTCGGAAGGATCCGCTGCGGCGGTTGAGTTTGCGGCGGGAGGGTTCCGCCGAGGTGAACAGAACGTCGTTGCCGCCAGCTGGGGCCGCGGAACTGGCACGGCTTGACTCAAGCGTCCGCGACTTTGCCGATGCCGCCAGTGAGGGCTCGCCCGGTCCGTGGCGGGCCTCCATCCGGACGGCCGCGCGCAGCAATCGCACGGAGCTGCCCGATGCCTTAGATCAGGCTGTGGCAGGCACCGATTTGAAAGCCAATGCCCGTGCTTGGTGGTGGCCGGTATTCTCCGTGATTCAATGGCTGGCGCTCTTGGTGGCCGTGGGTGGCCTGGTCTGGCTGGGCGTGTTGGCGGTGTTGGGATACTTCCAGATGCCGGTGACGGAAACTCCCAAGGTGGAGGGCTGGCCGTTGCCCACCTTGATGGTGGTGGCGGGCGTGGTGCTGGGGATTTTCCTGGCCATCACCAGTAAATTCTTAGCGCTGGCAGGTGCCNAGGGGAGAGCTTCCCAGGCTCGACGGCGTTTGCGCGAAAGTGTGGCGGCTGTGTCACAGGATCTGGTTGTTTCCNCCACAGAGGCGGAGGTTGCCCACTACAGCTCCTTCCAAGAGGCGCTGGCCACGGCCACAGGACGTTGA
- a CDS encoding dynamin family protein, which produces MNPTDSSHSGNNGAAALVQEAAIELLENVRTALAGXELPLALPGVDEARATASSALGQLDDYILPRWRSLXAPLLAVVGGSTGAGKSTLVNALLGHPVTRSGAIRPTTRQPILLHNPGDAAWFTSARVLPTLHRVPSELVTENTPASRAGXNPDASAMTSLVLVADPAVPAGVALLDAPDVDSISDDNRQLAGQLLAAADLWLFVTTANRYADAVPWKLLLDAASRDITVAVILDRVPEGAEQEISQDLQEMLTREGLPGAQLFVVAEAILDELGMLPHAAVASINNWLRSISEDAAGRAEIVRRTLNGTVRSLSGRLNILADALKAQHDAGAQLEQDVRAAFSDAGARINQATSDGTLLRGXVLXRWQDFVGTGEFFRALESGIGRVRDRIGAFXKGQPPPAVKVETAIETGLQAVIVDQANRAAEDADQRWRADPAGRQLLGLDDLSGVSADFPAEVAGEIRAWQGEVMALIKAEGAAKRSQARWLSFGVNGLGVILMVVVXSFTGGLTGAEVGIAGGTAVVGQNFGSYFGEDAVRRLAKEAKRSLEVRSASLLERQQKHFLDRLGPVETASTTLVERLEGLAAELADLGGRSDDQIGGQSGGQKPGGKRSAGQGRAHEPAPSNARRVHAGSQARRAQ; this is translated from the coding sequence GTGAACCCCACCGATTCGAGTCATTCAGGCAACAACGGCGCCGCTGCCTTGGTACAAGAGGCAGCCATTGAGCTGCTGGAAAATGTCCGCACGGCACTGGCCGGCNTTGAGCTTCCCCTGGCACTGCCGGGCGTTGACGAAGCACGGGCAACCGCTTCCTCCGCGCTGGGCCAGTTAGACGATTACATTCTGCCCAGGTGGCGGAGTTTGNATGCGCCGCTGCTGGCAGTAGTGGGAGGCTCAACCGGCGCCGGGAAGTCCACTCTTGTCAACGCCTTGCTTGGTCACCCCGTCACCCGGTCCGGTGCCATCAGGCCCACTACCCGCCAGCCGATCCTGCTGCACAACCCCGGTGACGCCGCGTGGTTCACCTCCGCACGGGTACTGCCAACCCTGCACCGTGTTCCAAGTGAGCTGGTCACAGAGAACACACCAGCATCCCGGGCAGGGNTGAACCCAGATGCCTCCGCCATGACTTCACTGGTGCTGGTGGCAGATCCTGCCGTCCCCGCAGGTGTGGCGCTCCTGGATGCGCCCGACGTCGATTCCATCTCCGATGACAACCGCCAGCTTGCCGGGCAGCTACTAGCAGCCGCTGACCTGTGGCTGTTCGTCACCACCGCCAACAGGTACGCCGATGCTGTGCCGTGGAAGCTGCTGTTGGACGCGGCATCACGCGATATCACTGTGGCCGTTATTCTCGACCGGGTGCCAGAAGGCGCCGAACAGGAAATTTCACAGGACCTCCAAGAGATGCTGACCCGTGAAGGACTCCCCGGTGCGCAGCTGTTCGTGGTGGCCGAAGCAATCCTGGATGAGCTGGGTATGCTCCCGCACGCAGCCGTGGCGTCCATCAACAACTGGCTCAGGAGTATCAGCGAGGACGCAGCAGGCCGTGCCGAGATTGTGCGCCGTACACTCAACGGCACAGTCCGCTCCCTGTCTGGGCGCCTGAACATTCTGGCGGACGCGCTCAAAGCCCAGCACGACGCCGGTGCACAACTGGAGCAGGACGTTCGGGCCGCGTTTAGCGATGCCGGGGCCCGCATCAATCAGGCCACCAGCGATGGCACCTTGCTGCGTGGGNAAGTCCTGNCCCGGTGGCAAGACTTTGTGGGAACCGGGGAATTCTTCCGGGCCCTTGAAAGTGGCATTGGCCGGGTACGCGATAGGATTGGTGCGTTTNTCAAGGGTCAACCACCGCCGGCTGTGAAAGTTGAGACAGCCATTGAAACAGGTTTGCAGGCAGTTATTGTTGACCAGGCCAACCGGGCTGCCGAGGACGCTGATCAACGGTGGCGGGCTGATCCGGCGGGCCGGCAGCTGCTGGGCTTGGATGACCTTTCAGGTGTCAGTGCGGATTTCCCTGCCGAGGTTGCCGGTGAAATCCGGGCTTGGCAAGGTGAGGTCATGGCGCTGATCAAGGCTGAGGGCGCTGCAAAGCGGTCGCAGGCTAGGTGGCTCTCCTTCGGCGTCAACGGGTTGGGTGTGATCTTGATGGTGGTGGTTNTTTCCTTCACGGGTGGACTCACTGGAGCCGAGGTGGGAATCGCAGGAGGCACTGCCGTGGTGGGACAAAACTTTGGAAGCTATTTTGGTGAAGATGCCGTACGGCGCCTGGCCAAAGAGGCTAAGCGGTCCCTTGAAGTGCGCTCTGCCAGCCTTCTTGAACGCCAACAGAAACATTTTCTGGACAGGTTGGGGCCGGTGGAAACCGCGTCCACCACGCTGGTGGAACGGCTCGAGGGCCTCGCTGCTGAACTCGCGGATCTGGGCGGTCGCAGCGATGACCAGATCGGTGGCCAGAGCGGTGGCCAGAAACCCGGCGGGAAGCGCTCCGCCGGACAGGGGAGAGCGCATGAGCCGGCACCGTCTAACGCGCGCAGAGTCCACGCTGGATCGCAGGCTCGCCGCGCTCAATGA
- a CDS encoding TIGR03767 family metallophosphoesterase, giving the protein MLGNKVDPKKPYRRLASGDGQPVVLREELCRANPNRTNTRTTLAAFGHITDTHILDPTSPAHTTLTFLKKPAALAQKKTHYFRPQDTLTVQVMDAMVRKLNDVKAGPVTGRPFDFYVSTGDSSDNRGANEIHAFIDVMNGVKTSAFGFPGKSTSMQSPIELPQDFARFIWQPVPSKVATGSRVWQETHGFPVAKHLLDNASESVATAGATVPWFSGFGNHDQLAHGGASELETPIENFYAALAVSDKLIMGLPKGSTYADFXKKLNTSTQPQIKELLKTMPGRTVAASAERRPLTKTEFMSAXLDQPGPCGPVGHGFTAENIRKGTAYYSFQLAKGIIGLMLDTTDPTGGGKGSIASEQAAWLXGELTKVSSVSFSKDGRRIEKDVENQMVVLFSHHPSVSFGPLRTPTHDSSAINSPKSVYALLGRFPNVVLWLNGHYHNNHVWPRKSTRGNHAFWEINTASHIDFPQQSRTVEIIDNNDGTLSIAGIMVDHSDAIKLDYSKPFSAAQLAAFSAELAMNRPGLDVAERTSSSKDEDQNVELLLXXPF; this is encoded by the coding sequence GTGCTGGGTAACAAGGTCGATCCCAAGAAGCCGTACCGCCGGCTTGCCTCCGGTGATGGGCAGCCAGTGGTGCTCCGGGAGGAGTTGTGCAGGGCCAACCCCAACCGCACCAACACACGCACGACCTTGGCAGCATTTGGCCACATCACGGACACGCACATCCTGGACCCCACTTCACCGGCACACACCACGCTGACGTTCCTGAAGAAGCCGGCAGCCCTCGCCCAAAAGAAGACACACTATTTTCGCCCACAAGACACCCTGACCGTGCAGGTGATGGATGCCATGGTTCGTAAACTGAACGATGTTAAAGCAGGCCCGGTAACCGGGCGTCCCTTTGACTTTTATGTGTCCACCGGCGATTCCAGCGACAACCGCGGGGCCAATGAGATCCATGCATTCATCGATGTCATGAACGGGGTAAAGACCTCTGCCTTTGGGTTCCCGGGCAAGTCCACCAGCATGCAGTCNCCCATTGAACTGCCGCAGGACTTTGCGCGGTTTATTTGGCAGCCGGTGCCTTCGAAAGTCGCTACAGGCTCCAGAGTCTGGCAGGAGACGCACGGTTTTCCCGTCGCCAAACACCTTCTGGACAACGCCTCGGAGTCGGTGGCCACAGCGGGTGCCACCGTGCCATGGTTTTCCGGCTTTGGCAACCACGACCAGCTGGCCCACGGAGGTGCCAGCGAGCTGGAAACACCCATTGAAAACTTCTATGCGGCATTGGCCGTTTCGGACAAGCTGATCATGGGACTGCCCAAGGGCAGCACGTACGCTGACTTTGANAAGAAGCTCAACACTTCCACTCAGCCTCAGATCAAGGAACTCCTCAAAACCATGCCCGGGCGCACAGTGGCAGCCTCGGCGGAGCGCCGCCCGCTCACGAAAACGGAGTTCATGAGCGCACANCTGGATCAGCCGGGGCCATGCGGCCCTGTAGGCCACGGTTTCACCGCCGAGAACATCCGCAAGGGCACCGCCTATTACAGTTTCCAGCTCGCCAAGGGCATCATCGGCCTGATGTTGGACACCACCGATCCAACAGGTGGAGGCAAGGGATCCATTGCTTCCGAACAGGCTGCATGGCTGGANGGGGAGCTGACAAAGGTCAGCTCCGTGAGCTTCAGCAAGGATGGGCGCCGCATCGAGAAGGATGTAGAGAACCAGATGGTGGTCTTGTTCAGCCACCACCCGTCCGTCTCCTTTGGCCCACTCCGGACCCCTACTCATGATTCCTCCGCCATCAACAGTCCCAAGTCCGTCTACGCGCTTCTGGGCAGGTTCCCCAACGTCGTGCTGTGGCTCAACGGGCACTACCACAACAACCACGTCTGGCCACGGAAAAGCACCCGCGGCAACCACGCGTTCTGGGAAATCAATACGGCCTCGCACATCGACTTCCCACAGCAGTCGCGCACAGTGGAAATCATTGACAACAATGACGGCACGCTGTCCATTGCCGGCATCATGGTGGACCACTCGGATGCGATAAAACTGGACTACTCCAAACCGTTTTCAGCCGCTCAGCTGGCAGCTTTCAGCGCTGAGCTGGCGATGAACCGTCCCGGCCTGGACGTGGCGGAACGCACATCTTCCAGCAAGGACGAGGACCAGAACGTGGAGCTCCTGCTCAANNAACCGTTTTAG
- a CDS encoding HAD family hydrolase, which translates to MTLELSQNTLEFAXFAGRIKAVLFDIDETIVDLYKAMADAMMAASVRLLPDFTQEQWDGFAALYMADPHNYYDRYVAGEFTFHQQRGLRARVVFESLGFMGFDHEVERQWIADFETAQPLSIFAFADVLPLLDALDLAGIRYGAVSNNVHDYQRAKLNHAXLGRIKVLVGIDTVNVAKPDPAIFLEGCRQLGTAPEETLYVGDNFMVDGVGSVQAGLHGVWLNRDGKDLPVVPEVDAVAAATLTVIRSLDDIQALLG; encoded by the coding sequence TTGACGCTTGAGCTTTCCCAAAACACCCTTGAATTCGCCNCCTTTGCTGGGCGGATCAAGGCTGTTTTGTTTGATATTGATGAAACTATCGTTGACCTTTACAAGGCGATGGCAGATGCGATGATGGCTGCGTCGGTGCGGCTGTTGCCGGACTTCACTCAGGAGCAGTGGGACGGTTTCGCGGCTCTGTATATGGCCGACCCACACAACTACTATGACCGCTACGTGGCAGGTGAGTTCACGTTCCATCAGCAGCGTGGACTGCGGGCTCGTGTGGTCTTTGAAAGCCTCGGCTTCATGGGCTTTGACCACGAGGTTGAGAGGCAGTGGATCGCCGATTTCGAAACGGCCCAGCCACTGTCAATCTTTGCCTTCGCTGATGTTCTGCCGCTACTAGATGCTCTCGATCTTGCCGGAATCCGTTATGGTGCTGTGAGTAATAACGTCCATGATTACCAGCGGGCCAAGTTGAACCATGCGNGGTTGGGGCGCATCAAGGTGCTGGTGGGAATTGACACGGTGAATGTGGCCAAGCCTGATCCAGCGATCTTTCTTGAAGGTTGCCGGCAACTAGGTACCGCACCAGAGGAGACGTTGTATGTGGGCGATAACTTCATGGTGGACGGTGTTGGCTCAGTCCAGGCAGGCCTGCACGGGGTGTGGCTGAACAGGGACGGAAAGGATCTGCCTGTCGTCCCGGAAGTGGATGCAGTCGCGGCTGCTACGCTTACCGTGATCAGAAGTCTCGATGACATCCAAGCCCTGCTGGGTTGA
- the gltX gene encoding glutamate--tRNA ligase codes for MTTVAQIPTVTAETPVRVRXCPSPTGTPHVGLIRTALFNWAYARHTGGKMIFRIEDTDAKRDSEESYLQLLDALKWLGITWDEGVEVGGPHEPYRQSQRGDIYTDVIAKLVAGGYAYESYSTPEEVEDRHKAAGRDVKLGYDNFDRDLSDEQIAAFKAEGRQPALRLRMPDADITFTDLVRGEITFKAGSVPDYAIVRPNGAPLYTLVNPVDDALMGVTHVLRGEDLLSSTPRQVALYEALYAVGVAQYMPLFGHLPYVMGAGNKKLSKRDPESNLFLHRDRGFIPEGLLNYLSLLGWSLSADEDIFTVAQLVDNFDIHDVLGNPARFDIKKAEAINGTHVRLXDGTDFRNRLVPYLQAAGLVXETLSARDEEILTEAAXLVQERITLLGEAPEMIAFLFKKDDAVDVAEDALKGMPENLTEVLDAALVALESLESWDAESIQAALKSALVEGLGIKPRFAFGPVRTALXGRKVSPPLFESMVILGKESSLARLRAFXG; via the coding sequence ATGACTACTGTTGCTCAAATCCCCACTGTCACCGCAGAAACCCCTGTACGGGTGCGTNTTTGCCCCTCACCTACCGGTACCCCGCACGTTGGGCTGATCCGTACAGCCTTGTTCAACTGGGCCTACGCCCGGCACACGGGCGGGAAGATGATCTTCCGCATCGAAGACACTGATGCCAAGCGTGACAGCGAGGAGAGCTACCTTCAGCTCCTCGACGCGCTGAAGTGGCTTGGTATCACCTGGGATGAGGGCGTGGAGGTTGGCGGCCCGCACGAACCTTACCGCCAATCCCAGCGCGGGGACATCTACACGGACGTCATTGCCAAGTTGGTGGCCGGTGGATACGCCTATGAGTCTTATTCCACACCCGAAGAAGTCGAAGATCGTCACAAGGCGGCCGGGCGAGACGTTAAGCTTGGATACGACAACTTTGACCGTGACCTTTCCGATGAGCAGATTGCTGCTTTCAAGGCAGAGGGTCGCCAGCCAGCGCTGCGCTTGCGTATGCCGGATGCTGACATCACGTTCACCGACTTGGTCCGGGGCGAGATCACCTTTAAGGCAGGATCAGTCCCGGACTACGCAATTGTCCGCCCCAACGGCGCGCCGTTGTACACGCTGGTGAACCCTGTTGATGATGCCCTCATGGGCGTCACCCACGTGCTGCGCGGTGAGGATCTGCTGTCCTCCACGCCCCGTCAGGTTGCACTCTATGAGGCCCTGTACGCCGTGGGTGTTGCGCAGTACATGCCGCTGTTTGGTCACCTGCCCTACGTGATGGGCGCCGGTAACAAGAAGCTCTCCAAGCGTGATCCTGAATCCAACCTGTTCTTGCACCGCGACCGCGGCTTCATCCCCGAGGGCCTGCTGAACTACCTGTCCCTGCTGGGGTGGTCGCTCTCTGCCGACGAGGACATTTTCACGGTGGCCCAGCTCGTGGATAACTTTGACATCCATGACGTGCTGGGCAATCCCGCGCGCTTCGACATCAAGAAGGCCGAAGCCATCAACGGCACGCACGTGCGCCTTNTGGACGGTACTGATTTCCGCAACCGCCTGGTTCCTTACCTGCAGGCTGCCGGGCTGGTGNGGGAGACCCTCAGTGCCCGCGACGAGGAGATCCTCACCGAGGCCGCCNCGCTGGTCCAGGAGCGCATCACCCTCCTCGGTGAGGCACCTGAGATGATCGCTTTTCTTTTCAAGAAGGACGACGCCGTTGACGTCGCCGAGGATGCGCTCAAGGGCATGCCCGAGAACCTGACCGAGGTCTTGGATGCTGCGTTGGTGGCATTAGAGTCCTTGGAATCTTGGGACGCCGAGTCCATTCAGGCTGCATTGAAGAGTGCGTTGGTGGAGGGCCTTGGCATTAAGCCGCGCTTCGCTTTCGGACCTGTGCGCACAGCGCTCNCGGGCCGCAAGGTTTCGCCGCCACTCTTTGAATCCATGGTCATCTTGGGCAAGGAATCCTCACTGGCGCGCCTGCGCGCGTTTAGNGGCTAA